The stretch of DNA ATAAAAATAAGACATCAAAACTTGAAAAAATTTGGGGTCACCCTTTTGGGTATGTAAAATCTTTAGCATTTGCGCATTGAATGTTTTTTCAATACTGTTAAATGGTTCACACAAACGAACTTCTAACGCCAACTTAAAATAAGGTTTCATGCTCATTTTACTCACATAAAAAAGAAGTTCATATTTGTCACTAAAATGTTTATAAAATGTGGTTCTATGTACGTCTGCATGCTGACAAATTTGATTTATCGTTATTTTAGTCAACCAATGTTCTTCTAATAAAGTCAATAGTACTTCTGATAATTTCAAGTTTGTTTTCTGCACACGTATATCTTTTTCATTCATAAACCTATACGCACCTTTCTACGTCGTCTACGTTCATGCCTACTTATAAAAACTGTTATAGCATGATAAAGAGGATGTCGACAGTTTTCGCAAATTTTCAAAATAGGTTGTTGCACCGAACTATCATGCATCACTCATCCTGAACACCTACATAATTTAACAACCAACATTGTTTTACACATCTTTTTATTAAATTATTAATTATTGTACTTCAACTTGAGTCGCAACTCAAATAAAACTTAAATTTTAGATTGCTCTTCTAGCAATTTTTTGTGAAACAATATTCATTTATGTTTCATTTAATGTGGTAATCATTAAAATTTATGTTTAGTTTGATTTTTCAATTTTTACATTTGCCTACAACAATTTTTTGTACACTGACATTAAAAAGGATTGGCAGAACGGCTCTGTACGCAGTCAAACATTAGAACCAACGGCACAATAAAAAATACCCCCTAAAAGTCGGTATGCCAATCCCAACTTTTAGGGGGTATAACAAATGATGACGCTTTGATATCCGTTGACCTTGCACGATGAATCACCTCAATCGCTTGGTCAACCATGTTTCAATGTCATCCTACATAATACATATCAAATATCATCTTGATAATTAAGAATCTGCAGTTTGTCTGCATTTTCATCACCATCGAGGATATAGTGCGATTGAACGGTACGCCCTTGATTGTCTTCTTTCTCTACAGTCACCACATAATCGCCGTTATTTCGACTGACATCAATCACCTCAGCATTTTTAATTTGATACGTATTCTGCCCATTGATGTTTGCTTTAAGCGCTTGATTGTGCGTTGAATCTTCCTTAAAAAAATGCGACACGATATCGAAATTACGTTTTTGATAAGCTTCATTTAAAGCGGAAGTATATTTCTTAAAAAATTCAGCTACTTTATCTAACGTGTTTTGCTCTTTAACTTTTTGATATTTGTCCACTTCGTCACTGTCAAAAGACAACGTCACTTCATTCTCTGGTTGAACTTCGTCTTTGTTGATGACCTTTTCTTCCGTTTTTAATGTGTGATCTGCTAATTGTCCTTCAGCTGAAATAGTAAGTGCTTTATTGAGCGGAAAAGGCGCGTATAGCTCATTTTTACTTTGTACAATCTGTTCACCATTGATGACGATTTTGACATCATTTAATTTGTCACCATTTTTAAGTGTCACTTTGACTTGTGCCGCTTTAAATGATTCGGTCACAGTTGCCGTATCATTCTTATTATCAGTGAAATCAAACTTCAACTGGCCTTCATACGTTCCCCGATCGGTCGTCTTCGTTGCGTCGATTTCATAACGTCCAGGAATAAATGCACCTAGTGCTACGGTTTGTCCCTTTTCTGCTACCACTTTCTTTTGGCTCCCGTTGGACTCAAATTGATACGTCGCATTTTCTTTCGCTTTTACAACGGCCTGTTTGGTTGGTGCTGAAAAACTTAAATTATCGAATATAAAATAACGCCGTCCATTTTTACTAATCCTTAACACATTTTGACCTTGTTTCGTCTTAATATAAGAGGCAACGGCCGTTTCGTGATTTAAACGATCTACTGTTTGATAGACCTCTTGGTGGAAGTGATCCATCCCTACTTCTTTTTTGATGAATTGAATATACGTCGCTGCTTCATTTCGACCAACTTTATTTTCTTTCGAACTCAATAAATTAGACACTTTTGCTGTATCTTCATGATTGACTGCATTAATTAAAAGTTTCGCTTGTGCTTCTGGAGAATTGAAATTGCGCAATAGTAGAAACAAAATGATCAACAGCACAATGATAAAACTCACAATTGCAATAGGAATCGCTTTTTTTAATGAAGGCGGTCTTTTATGCGTCCTGGACGAAAATGCTTGCGTCGTGTCACTGTCATGCGATTTTCGAACGGGTTGTTTTGAATATAAAATTTGACAGTGACAGTTCGGGCAGACGCTTCGATGTTTTAACTGCTCATGATGACAATTCGCACATTGCCCCATACGTACACCTCCTTTACATGTTCATATCCACATGTTTTATCGTAAATGAAAGGATGAAATGCTACATCAGACGCAAGAATGAATGTCCTTCCCGTTCATTACCATTTAAAGTTGTTTCAATTGACCTTGTACACGTTCATCTATTAATTCCAACATTTCCCGTGTTTGTTCAATTTTCTCTAAAGGAATATCCGATAACATGTCATTTGCTAAATCTGCAATAAGATCTCTTGATGCACGGACATAACTCGCTCCAGCTTCAGTCAAAGCAACATATTTAAGACGCTTGTCATATTCATACGCCATATGCACCCATTGCACTAAACCTAAATCGACCAACTTTTTGATTCTTCTACTCACTGCTGCCTTATTCACACCTTGACGTAACGTGATTTCTGTTAACGTTAATGACTTATCATTAGAAAGCATTAATAATACGCTGGATTGTTCATTTGAAATCCCGTATCTTGATCTTAAGTCTTTTAAC from Staphylococcus lutrae encodes:
- a CDS encoding TetR/AcrR family transcriptional regulator — encoded protein: MNEKDIRVQKTNLKLSEVLLTLLEEHWLTKITINQICQHADVHRTTFYKHFSDKYELLFYVSKMSMKPYFKLALEVRLCEPFNSIEKTFNAQMLKILHTQKGDPKFFQVLMSYFYDHFQKELLQYEATLPSKLPFPIESFSYIYTSTICSMHQWSTEYHVDLDTYYMDEIYRKIVNLKALVQCNRMTEHGIE
- a CDS encoding TcaA NTF2-like domain-containing protein — its product is MGQCANCHHEQLKHRSVCPNCHCQILYSKQPVRKSHDSDTTQAFSSRTHKRPPSLKKAIPIAIVSFIIVLLIILFLLLRNFNSPEAQAKLLINAVNHEDTAKVSNLLSSKENKVGRNEAATYIQFIKKEVGMDHFHQEVYQTVDRLNHETAVASYIKTKQGQNVLRISKNGRRYFIFDNLSFSAPTKQAVVKAKENATYQFESNGSQKKVVAEKGQTVALGAFIPGRYEIDATKTTDRGTYEGQLKFDFTDNKNDTATVTESFKAAQVKVTLKNGDKLNDVKIVINGEQIVQSKNELYAPFPLNKALTISAEGQLADHTLKTEEKVINKDEVQPENEVTLSFDSDEVDKYQKVKEQNTLDKVAEFFKKYTSALNEAYQKRNFDIVSHFFKEDSTHNQALKANINGQNTYQIKNAEVIDVSRNNGDYVVTVEKEDNQGRTVQSHYILDGDENADKLQILNYQDDI
- a CDS encoding MarR family winged helix-turn-helix transcriptional regulator; the protein is MTNSNTMSQHIAFMGEFMTNMNVLTTGLLKDLRSRYGISNEQSSVLLMLSNDKSLTLTEITLRQGVNKAAVSRRIKKLVDLGLVQWVHMAYEYDKRLKYVALTEAGASYVRASRDLIADLANDMLSDIPLEKIEQTREMLELIDERVQGQLKQL